The Candidatus Cloacimonadota bacterium DNA window TGGGCACGAGATTTTGGCTCATTCTTCCGGGAAAATGCGAATGAACTATATAAGAATCTTACCCGGGGATAAGGTAAAAGTTGAGCTTTCTCCTTATGATCTTACCCGGGGTAGAATTACATACCGCTATAAATAAGAGAATTGCTAATTCCTCGCGAGGAGTAGCAAGGAGATAACAATGAAAGTCAAAGCATCAGTTAAGATAATCTGCAAAGATTGTAGAATAATCAAACGCCATGGCGTTATTCGAGTTATCTGCAGCTCTAACCCTAAACACAAACAAAGAC harbors:
- the infA gene encoding translation initiation factor IF-1, translated to MSKSGVIEVEGVVTEALPNTTFRVELENGHEILAHSSGKMRMNYIRILPGDKVKVELSPYDLTRGRITYRYK
- the rpmJ gene encoding 50S ribosomal protein L36, which gives rise to MKVKASVKIICKDCRIIKRHGVIRVICSSNPKHKQR